One Psychrosphaera aestuarii DNA window includes the following coding sequences:
- a CDS encoding methyl-accepting chemotaxis protein, with amino-acid sequence MLNFLKPSIPDGHTTVSIRELNELKEKALAYDSISNSNSLEIAHKIHETAKSVNEVAEEKLHSIDAGFQEITAFLDQSNEIEINSSSSQESANETYQMSQESIEQLASLVNTIKSSATFISEFTQLLSSLDENSKNIDHLVESIKGIAEQTNLLALNAAIEAARAGEHGRGFAVVADEVRSLANTANSSADQIQTEMKKIMDISSSIITKQSEVENLMDTSVSIADETTSRLSALAELAETSKSSVEQTITMVQHQLTSSQDILNHLAQIREETEQTVSGSSQNLALSTQLIESLKNK; translated from the coding sequence ATGTTGAATTTCTTGAAACCGTCTATCCCTGACGGACACACAACGGTAAGTATACGAGAATTAAACGAACTTAAAGAGAAAGCGCTTGCTTATGACAGTATCTCTAATAGTAACTCGTTAGAAATTGCCCATAAAATTCATGAAACTGCCAAAAGTGTAAACGAGGTAGCGGAAGAAAAGCTGCATTCAATAGATGCCGGATTTCAGGAAATTACTGCGTTTCTAGACCAGAGTAATGAAATAGAAATCAACTCTTCAAGCTCTCAAGAAAGTGCCAATGAAACTTATCAAATGAGCCAAGAGTCCATTGAACAGTTAGCGAGTTTGGTAAATACCATTAAAAGCTCTGCAACTTTTATCTCAGAATTCACGCAGTTATTATCGTCATTAGACGAAAACAGTAAAAATATTGACCATTTAGTTGAATCGATCAAAGGTATCGCGGAACAAACTAACTTGTTAGCACTAAATGCCGCCATCGAAGCCGCGCGAGCGGGTGAACATGGGCGTGGTTTTGCGGTCGTTGCAGATGAGGTTCGTTCTTTAGCAAATACCGCCAATAGTTCGGCAGACCAAATTCAAACTGAAATGAAAAAAATCATGGATATATCTTCATCCATTATTACTAAACAGTCTGAAGTTGAAAACTTAATGGATACCTCTGTTAGCATTGCAGATGAAACCACATCTCGCCTTAGCGCTTTAGCGGAACTTGCTGAAACCAGCAAGTCATCGGTTGAACAAACTATCACTATGGTGCAGCATCAATTAACGTCCTCACAAGACATACTGAATCATTTAGCGCAAATAAGAGAAGAAACAGAGCAAACCGTTTCTGGCTCCTCGCAAAACTTAGCGTTAAGCACTCAGTTAATTGAATCGTTAAAAAATAAGTAA
- a CDS encoding ComEA family DNA-binding protein has translation MKILIIVSLIFAGIFGAQFVHSTEVSTENRAVQLQGIDQKTQVAEQSTNSKLDVNEATAEQLVAVKGIGPSKAAAIIQYRREIGGFKTIDELIEVKGIGQKALAKLKLVLKV, from the coding sequence ATGAAAATTTTAATTATTGTATCGCTTATATTTGCTGGTATTTTCGGTGCTCAGTTTGTACATTCAACTGAAGTATCTACTGAAAACAGAGCTGTTCAGTTGCAGGGTATCGATCAAAAAACACAAGTTGCGGAACAGTCTACAAATTCAAAGCTAGACGTAAATGAAGCAACGGCAGAGCAACTTGTTGCGGTAAAAGGTATAGGACCATCAAAAGCTGCTGCTATCATTCAATACAGACGTGAAATAGGTGGGTTTAAAACAATTGACGAGCTTATAGAAGTGAAAGGTATTGGCCAAAAAGCATTGGCCAAACTTAAACTTGTATTAAAGGTTTAG
- a CDS encoding AAA family ATPase — MTNNTLANGFYIPPSRLQFLETVQELLAQTGIVAMEGAVGIGKTTLLEELLTSALPNANKCYLTATNSLNDIQVRSRIIEQLFGNVLFDPEKPLLNAFLEFSGDSQILLAIDNGHFLSGQLVGELLQVVAEFKKRGLNISVLIAFDKQISKTLASITSAMISVLAIPRFNEKESYTLLKQSFENLPSADSTKVKRWIENSQGNPIQLLGFDTSDSFKVVSPLQMNLKLWVSSLVLVSLLLAIGVYVYRQYLTSSQTLPKPLSESTVKSIPEPIVSDWSSAKVKKQVNQAKLKDGIVDKATRQDIVSALQVSMQPETPVKEAVIAPIDTSFAEDTPDSIEHLNRENNPVNEGSQILTQVSEAAIDSTENKTIEPENGPKQSSDVLPPIEVLKVAGYEINNSQMMSLPSSKYVLQLTAVSQESTLESYLKARNLDSTQTRIYKISRNNSDWLVVTYGVFDTISSARETAKKIDNNAWAKSVDAIQQQIKSFNESISQ; from the coding sequence ATGACGAATAATACATTAGCAAACGGCTTTTATATTCCTCCTTCACGTCTTCAATTTTTGGAAACTGTTCAAGAGCTATTAGCTCAGACGGGAATTGTGGCGATGGAAGGTGCTGTGGGCATAGGTAAAACCACCTTGCTTGAAGAGTTACTGACGTCAGCACTTCCTAACGCGAATAAATGTTATTTAACAGCTACTAACTCATTAAATGATATTCAAGTAAGAAGTCGCATTATCGAGCAGCTGTTTGGAAACGTTTTATTTGATCCTGAAAAACCATTGTTAAACGCCTTTCTAGAATTTTCTGGTGACAGTCAGATACTACTTGCCATTGATAATGGTCATTTTTTATCGGGTCAGCTAGTCGGTGAGCTGTTACAAGTTGTCGCGGAGTTTAAAAAGCGTGGTCTAAACATTTCGGTACTAATCGCATTTGACAAACAAATATCAAAAACGCTAGCTAGCATTACTTCGGCTATGATAAGTGTATTGGCTATTCCACGCTTCAATGAAAAAGAAAGCTATACCTTATTAAAACAGTCCTTTGAAAATTTACCCTCTGCAGATAGTACAAAAGTAAAGCGATGGATTGAGAATTCTCAAGGTAATCCTATTCAACTACTTGGTTTTGATACATCAGACAGCTTTAAAGTAGTTAGCCCTTTACAGATGAACTTAAAGCTTTGGGTGTCTAGCTTAGTGCTTGTTAGCTTGCTTCTTGCAATTGGTGTATATGTTTATCGTCAATATTTAACATCTTCGCAAACGCTACCTAAGCCGTTATCAGAAAGCACGGTTAAATCTATTCCAGAGCCCATAGTTTCAGACTGGTCCAGCGCTAAGGTTAAGAAACAAGTAAATCAAGCTAAACTAAAAGATGGCATCGTTGATAAAGCAACTCGGCAAGATATAGTGTCGGCCTTGCAAGTGTCGATGCAGCCAGAGACGCCAGTTAAAGAGGCGGTTATTGCGCCTATTGATACAAGTTTTGCCGAAGATACACCTGATAGTATAGAGCATCTAAATCGTGAAAATAATCCGGTAAATGAAGGCTCACAAATCCTTACTCAAGTCTCTGAAGCTGCGATTGATAGTACAGAAAACAAAACTATCGAACCCGAAAATGGACCTAAACAATCGTCAGATGTATTGCCTCCGATTGAAGTATTAAAAGTTGCAGGTTATGAAATTAATAATAGTCAAATGATGAGCTTACCGTCATCAAAATACGTGTTGCAGTTAACTGCAGTGAGTCAAGAGTCAACGTTAGAAAGTTATTTAAAAGCCCGAAATTTAGATTCAACTCAGACTCGAATATATAAAATTAGTAGAAATAATTCAGATTGGTTAGTCGTGACTTATGGTGTTTTTGATACCATATCTTCAGCAAGGGAAACAGCAAAGAAGATAGATAATAATGCTTGGGCAAAGTCAGTTGATGCCATACAGCAACAAATAAAGTCATTTAATGAATCCATAAGCCAATAG
- a CDS encoding pilus assembly protein PilP, producing the protein MIRLVVILLSLTLVGCYDDVSDIQQYMNKIKSGTPVKIEPIPAVNEFQHIEYSMTSSRSPFDLPSPEVIQDNYEPAQNCLAPDPRRRKQPLEKFALDNLSMRGTLGTDKEVWALIQASDGSLHRVTEGNFVGLFNGRITSVNDNRVVLVELIPDGAGCWKERTARVQLADSSANE; encoded by the coding sequence ATGATCCGTTTAGTCGTTATTCTTCTTTCTCTTACGTTAGTCGGTTGTTACGATGATGTTTCAGATATTCAGCAATATATGAATAAAATTAAGAGTGGAACACCGGTAAAAATTGAACCGATTCCCGCTGTTAATGAATTTCAGCATATTGAATACTCAATGACGTCCTCACGTAGTCCATTTGATTTACCATCACCTGAAGTAATTCAAGATAACTACGAACCAGCACAAAACTGCTTGGCGCCAGATCCTCGCCGCCGCAAGCAGCCCCTAGAAAAATTTGCGTTGGACAATTTGAGTATGAGGGGTACTCTAGGCACAGATAAAGAAGTTTGGGCACTAATTCAAGCTTCAGATGGGTCGTTACACCGCGTGACAGAAGGGAACTTTGTTGGCCTCTTTAATGGCCGTATTACGTCGGTAAATGATAACCGAGTTGTACTTGTAGAGTTGATTCCGGACGGCGCTGGTTGCTGGAAAGAACGTACTGCTCGTGTACAGTTAGCCGATAGTTCGGCAAATGAATAA
- a CDS encoding DUF2970 domain-containing protein, which translates to MNLIQAFKSVAAAFFGVQKSETHKKDFATDTPFPFILAGVILAVGLVLLLITIVNLVLS; encoded by the coding sequence TTGAATTTAATTCAGGCGTTTAAAAGCGTAGCAGCGGCTTTCTTTGGCGTGCAAAAATCTGAGACACATAAAAAAGACTTTGCCACCGACACTCCTTTTCCTTTTATATTAGCCGGCGTTATATTAGCCGTGGGGCTGGTTTTATTACTCATCACTATCGTAAATCTGGTGCTATCTTGA
- the aroB gene encoding 3-dehydroquinate synthase, translating into MKSLTVNLAEHSYPIYIEQGIDNLNSLLTPHIKSRQVVVVSNETVLPIFKTSIALSLENYDVRYFQMEDGEQYKTLDTYERIMSFLLEQQVSRDVTLIALGGGVVGDITGFVAATFMRGVDFIQIPTTLLSQVDSSVGGKTAVNHSLGKNMIGAFYQPKAVIIDVESLSTLPARELSAGLAEVVKYGILGDRDFFEYLEANAAHIMSLDKGVLSYVIAKCCQLKADIVSQDEKEQGVRALLNLGHTFGHAIEAEQGYGNWLHGEAVAVGMVQAATLAKARGWLSQDDVTRVVNLLKLFNLPVEGPANMNLASYLKHMKKDKKVLSQTIRFILPKSLGQAILVSDVSEKELQKILE; encoded by the coding sequence ATGAAAAGCCTTACAGTAAATCTGGCGGAACACAGCTACCCAATTTATATTGAGCAAGGTATTGATAATTTAAATAGCTTGCTCACCCCTCATATCAAGTCTCGTCAAGTCGTCGTCGTTTCTAATGAAACCGTATTGCCGATTTTTAAGACTTCTATCGCGTTATCCCTCGAAAACTATGACGTCCGTTATTTTCAAATGGAAGATGGCGAACAGTATAAAACCTTGGATACCTACGAGCGCATAATGTCGTTTTTGCTAGAGCAACAGGTTAGCCGAGATGTGACTTTAATTGCGCTAGGTGGTGGTGTTGTTGGCGATATTACCGGTTTTGTAGCTGCTACCTTCATGCGTGGCGTCGATTTTATACAAATACCAACGACTTTATTGTCCCAAGTTGATTCATCTGTTGGCGGCAAAACTGCAGTAAATCACTCACTTGGTAAAAATATGATAGGGGCCTTTTATCAGCCTAAAGCGGTGATTATAGATGTCGAGTCGCTATCAACTTTGCCCGCAAGAGAATTATCAGCAGGGTTAGCTGAAGTAGTAAAATACGGCATATTAGGTGATAGAGACTTCTTTGAGTATTTAGAAGCAAATGCAGCTCACATAATGTCATTAGATAAGGGTGTGCTGTCATATGTCATTGCAAAATGCTGTCAACTGAAAGCTGATATTGTTAGTCAAGACGAAAAAGAGCAGGGTGTAAGAGCTCTATTAAATTTAGGCCATACATTTGGTCACGCTATCGAGGCTGAGCAAGGGTATGGCAACTGGCTTCATGGTGAGGCTGTTGCTGTAGGAATGGTCCAAGCGGCAACGCTTGCGAAAGCTCGAGGCTGGTTATCTCAGGATGACGTCACTAGAGTCGTTAACTTGTTAAAGTTGTTTAATTTACCAGTTGAAGGTCCAGCCAACATGAACCTTGCCTCGTATCTTAAGCATATGAAAAAAGACAAAAAGGTACTATCTCAAACGATCAGATTTATATTGCCCAAATCACTTGGTCAAGCGATACTGGTTTCAGATGTCAGCGAAAAAGAACTACAAAAAATACTGGAATGA
- a CDS encoding hydrogen peroxide-inducible genes activator, translating to MKLPKLQQLKYLVALHDTGHFGQAAKKCFVSQSTLSSAIQALEEQLDSQLVERDHKTFVFTALGQDVVLKARKIIELSSDLVATSTSNGDEFVGELHVGIIPTIAPFVLSELIRHSSKTYPNLKLFLREDTSENSLALLRSGQLDMVLLATPYDTTEFVELTLARDPFFKVSHPDNTNGQIYLLESEHCLSDHAISGCHLTDNSHIHPFQASSLNSLLAMVEGHKGETYLPKLAINSGVLNHSELVSEPLRYENAARNLSLVWRKTSQRREFYVAVSSMFKAVVDNKLL from the coding sequence ATGAAATTGCCTAAACTACAACAACTAAAATATTTAGTTGCACTGCATGATACTGGTCATTTTGGTCAGGCTGCTAAGAAGTGTTTTGTTTCTCAATCTACATTATCAAGTGCAATTCAGGCGTTGGAAGAGCAGTTAGACTCACAACTGGTTGAGCGAGATCATAAAACATTTGTTTTCACTGCGTTAGGTCAAGATGTTGTTCTCAAAGCGCGAAAAATAATTGAATTAAGTTCAGACCTTGTTGCAACGTCTACCTCCAATGGCGATGAGTTTGTAGGTGAGTTACACGTTGGTATTATCCCAACAATTGCCCCGTTTGTGTTATCTGAGCTAATCCGTCACAGTAGTAAAACTTACCCTAACTTAAAGCTCTTTTTGCGCGAAGACACATCTGAGAACAGTTTAGCGCTGCTTCGCAGTGGGCAACTAGATATGGTGCTGTTAGCAACACCATACGACACTACGGAATTTGTTGAGCTTACCTTAGCTAGAGACCCATTTTTTAAGGTTTCACATCCCGATAACACGAATGGACAAATATACTTATTGGAGAGTGAGCATTGCTTATCTGATCACGCAATTTCAGGCTGTCATTTGACTGACAACTCTCATATACATCCATTTCAAGCAAGTAGCCTAAATTCTCTTTTAGCTATGGTTGAGGGACATAAAGGAGAAACGTACCTACCAAAACTTGCCATAAACTCAGGCGTATTGAATCACTCTGAGTTAGTTTCAGAGCCTTTACGATATGAAAATGCAGCTAGAAACCTCAGCTTAGTGTGGCGAAAAACTAGTCAGCGTCGTGAGTTTTACGTGGCTGTAAGCTCTATGTTTAAAGCTGTGGTAGATAATAAGTTACTGTAA
- the aroK gene encoding shikimate kinase AroK, which produces MAEKRNIFLVGPMGAGKSTIGRHLADQLHLQFVDSDQEIERRTGADIAWVFDIEGEEGFRQREETVITDLTEKQGIVLATGGGSVVSKEIRNRLSARGIVVYLETPIEKQVARTQRDKRRPLLQTEEPARDVLIRLAEERNPLYEEIADIVVKTDEQSARVVANEIISKLDF; this is translated from the coding sequence ATGGCTGAAAAACGTAACATCTTCTTAGTAGGTCCTATGGGCGCAGGTAAAAGTACTATTGGTAGGCACTTAGCAGACCAACTACATTTACAATTTGTCGACTCTGATCAGGAAATTGAACGTCGTACCGGTGCAGATATCGCCTGGGTTTTTGATATTGAAGGTGAAGAAGGGTTTCGTCAACGTGAAGAAACTGTTATCACCGACCTTACAGAAAAACAGGGAATCGTGTTAGCGACTGGCGGTGGATCAGTTGTTAGCAAAGAAATCCGCAATAGGTTATCGGCACGTGGGATAGTAGTGTATTTAGAAACACCTATCGAAAAACAAGTGGCTCGTACGCAACGAGACAAGCGTCGCCCTCTTCTTCAAACTGAAGAGCCAGCAAGAGACGTATTAATCCGTTTAGCGGAAGAGCGTAACCCGCTTTACGAAGAAATCGCTGATATTGTCGTTAAAACTGATGAGCAAAGTGCTCGTGTGGTAGCGAACGAGATTATTAGTAAATTAGATTTCTAA
- a CDS encoding Dam family site-specific DNA-(adenine-N6)-methyltransferase: protein MKKKTRAFLKWAGGKYSLVEQINSRLPEGKKLIEPFVGAGSVFLNSDYDNYLLNDVNPDLITLYKYVKARPVTFVKDAKKLFVPKNNDKVAYYGLRKEFNETNDPYLRSLLFLYLNRHGFNGLCRYNLKGGFNVPFGDYGKPYFPEDEIFAFSEKAKKAKFVCEDYKKTFSRARKGSVIYCDPPYAPLSSTANFTSYATGGFDANEQAKLAQVAERAAFKRNIPVLISNHDTELTRKLYDQGDQSFVKVARSISQNGAGRQKVSEIFAFYAAKSD from the coding sequence ATGAAAAAGAAAACGAGAGCCTTTTTAAAGTGGGCCGGTGGAAAATATAGCTTGGTAGAACAAATAAACAGCCGTTTGCCGGAAGGTAAAAAGTTGATTGAGCCGTTTGTTGGCGCCGGTTCAGTATTTTTAAACTCAGATTATGACAACTACTTATTAAACGACGTAAATCCAGATTTAATCACTTTGTATAAGTATGTAAAAGCTAGACCTGTTACATTTGTTAAAGACGCAAAAAAGCTATTCGTTCCTAAAAATAACGATAAAGTCGCGTATTACGGACTTAGAAAAGAGTTTAATGAAACAAACGATCCTTATCTAAGATCTTTGTTGTTCCTGTATTTAAATCGCCACGGCTTTAATGGTTTGTGTCGTTATAATTTAAAAGGTGGTTTTAACGTCCCATTTGGCGATTATGGCAAACCCTACTTTCCTGAAGACGAAATTTTCGCTTTTTCCGAAAAGGCTAAAAAAGCAAAATTTGTTTGTGAAGACTACAAAAAGACGTTCTCTAGAGCACGTAAGGGCTCAGTAATCTATTGTGATCCTCCATATGCACCTCTGTCTTCCACAGCCAACTTCACTAGTTACGCAACTGGTGGATTTGATGCCAACGAACAAGCTAAGTTAGCTCAGGTTGCGGAAAGAGCGGCATTTAAAAGAAATATACCAGTTTTAATAAGTAACCATGATACTGAGTTGACGAGAAAGTTATATGATCAAGGCGATCAAAGTTTTGTAAAGGTAGCAAGAAGCATAAGTCAAAATGGAGCGGGAAGACAAAAAGTCAGTGAGATTTTTGCGTTTTACGCGGCTAAATCAGATTGA
- a CDS encoding type IV pilus secretin PilQ, protein MKSNVKFYKVLTAFFALFLTFTAASVPLLYDIRYSPIVKGETELEFVFDENLYSDPSIQVFNEPARIELFFEETDFDESLVNILIQKEGVINIETQRQDNGVLVSILLDYLKLYKSRVEGNKFFIRVSDNATTEAQSNNDTNIELINRIQALDFRRGAEVNSATEGRVLVFLRDNMAAVDVTSKEQQIFIQFHNTDILTDLLYKMDVVDFGTIVTGLETFQNGNNSQLVIDVEGDFEYDFQQLDNIFTLTVNKAPEQQGTLAGGSEYQGQPMSLNFQDLPIRTVLQIIADFNGFNLVVSDTVSGTLTLRLNSVPWDQALDIVLRTKGLDKRMEGNVLMVAPSDELAAREARELEAKKKVEEFEVLVSEFIQINYAKAAEIASLLKSEGTSILTPRGQVSVDARTNTLLVKDTASGIETVKKAVKTLDIPIKQVLIEARMVTIRDNIDEQLGIRWGISGNSSDGNGATGVSGSLEGARQTRVGSIGSDAGPRLNVNLPVASPAGSIAVQIARLADGTLLDLELSALERENKGEIVATPRITASNQRMSRIEQGTEIPYVQAASSGATSVSFKKAVLSLEVTPQITPDNSVILDLNITQNARGDTVSTPTGPAVAIDTQQLQTQVTARNGETIVLGGIYQQQVINSVSKVPLLGDIPFIGRVFRTDTSFNEKRELLIFVTPKIVTDAL, encoded by the coding sequence ATGAAAAGTAACGTTAAGTTTTATAAAGTATTGACGGCATTTTTTGCGCTATTTTTGACTTTTACCGCTGCGTCAGTGCCGCTTTTGTACGATATTAGATACTCACCTATCGTAAAAGGCGAAACCGAGTTGGAGTTTGTTTTTGATGAAAATCTATATTCAGACCCAAGTATTCAGGTATTTAATGAGCCTGCGCGAATAGAACTATTTTTTGAAGAAACGGATTTTGATGAAAGCTTAGTAAATATTCTTATTCAAAAAGAAGGTGTTATCAATATTGAAACACAACGTCAAGATAACGGCGTACTGGTTAGTATTCTTTTAGACTACCTAAAGTTGTATAAGTCTAGGGTCGAAGGAAACAAGTTTTTTATTCGAGTATCTGACAACGCGACTACAGAAGCTCAGTCTAATAACGACACAAACATAGAGCTAATTAACCGAATTCAAGCCCTTGACTTTAGACGAGGCGCAGAAGTTAATTCAGCTACAGAAGGTAGAGTATTAGTCTTCCTAAGAGACAATATGGCTGCAGTTGACGTTACGTCAAAAGAACAACAAATATTTATCCAATTTCACAACACCGACATCCTGACAGATCTTTTATATAAAATGGATGTAGTTGACTTTGGAACTATTGTTACAGGTTTGGAAACATTCCAAAATGGCAATAATAGCCAGCTAGTAATAGATGTTGAAGGTGATTTTGAATACGATTTTCAACAATTAGATAACATTTTTACGTTAACAGTAAACAAAGCGCCAGAACAACAAGGCACACTTGCTGGCGGCTCTGAGTATCAAGGCCAACCTATGTCCTTGAACTTCCAAGACTTACCAATTAGAACTGTATTGCAAATTATTGCAGATTTTAATGGTTTCAATTTAGTGGTATCAGATACCGTCTCTGGCACGTTAACGCTTCGTTTAAATAGTGTACCTTGGGACCAAGCGCTTGATATCGTGCTTCGCACCAAAGGCTTAGATAAACGTATGGAAGGTAATGTTCTCATGGTCGCGCCATCTGATGAGTTAGCAGCACGCGAGGCTAGAGAATTAGAAGCTAAGAAAAAGGTAGAAGAATTCGAAGTTCTTGTATCTGAATTTATCCAAATTAATTATGCAAAGGCAGCTGAAATAGCTTCGTTATTAAAGTCAGAAGGTACTTCGATTTTGACACCTAGAGGTCAAGTTTCAGTTGATGCCCGCACTAATACATTGCTTGTTAAAGATACAGCAAGTGGTATTGAGACCGTTAAAAAAGCGGTTAAGACACTAGATATCCCTATCAAACAGGTTTTGATAGAAGCGCGTATGGTAACAATTCGTGATAATATCGATGAGCAGTTAGGTATCCGTTGGGGAATCTCAGGGAATAGTTCTGACGGTAATGGCGCTACCGGTGTGTCAGGCTCGTTAGAAGGGGCTCGTCAAACTAGAGTTGGTTCTATAGGCTCTGATGCAGGTCCACGTCTTAATGTTAACTTGCCTGTTGCAAGCCCTGCAGGTAGTATCGCCGTTCAAATTGCTCGCTTAGCTGATGGCACTCTGCTTGATTTAGAATTGTCAGCATTAGAACGTGAGAATAAAGGCGAAATCGTTGCGACACCAAGAATTACAGCATCAAATCAGCGTATGTCTCGAATTGAACAGGGTACAGAGATCCCTTATGTTCAAGCTGCATCAAGTGGTGCAACTTCCGTGTCATTTAAAAAAGCTGTGCTAAGTTTAGAAGTGACACCTCAAATTACGCCAGATAACAGCGTTATTTTAGATTTAAACATAACTCAAAATGCTCGTGGTGATACAGTATCTACACCAACTGGTCCTGCGGTAGCAATTGACACTCAACAACTACAAACTCAGGTTACAGCTCGAAATGGTGAAACCATCGTATTAGGTGGCATTTATCAACAACAAGTAATTAATAGTGTTAGTAAAGTGCCATTATTAGGTGATATACCATTCATTGGAAGAGTATTTAGGACGGACACATCCTTCAACGAAAAGAGAGAGTTACTAATTTTCGTAACACCTAAAATTGTGACGGATGCGTTATAA
- a CDS encoding EAL and HDOD domain-containing protein — translation MYFYAARQPILDADKNLYAYELLFRDGVDNVFPDVDGDMATSRIIEGAQINFGLEDLTDGKPAFINFTLETIVKKYPSMMSPNSLVVELLETIQPGKKLLAEVQKLHELGYTIALDDYEHKPVWKHFYPYIQMIKIDLRSMPQNEILQVLDDLKAYPEIIMLAEKVETLEEFEWCKRAGFTYFQGFFFSKPEMVKTKNLSPAQMTLAELLYETSNEDVNIPKITQVFERDINLSYKLLRYANSAAFSRVSEISTIKQAIIALGHLELKKFISLLFSTQVNSSKPDELLKMSMVRARFCEQLALAEKSQDIGKAFLTGMMSLIDAILDETIEKVMEQLPLANEIKVALINNEGKLAEFLKLAKAYERGDWESESEAEKALGLVGVQVPEIYSSALNWADEQISVLQSNSEL, via the coding sequence ATGTATTTTTACGCGGCGCGCCAACCCATTTTGGATGCTGACAAAAACCTTTATGCTTATGAGCTTCTTTTTCGGGACGGCGTAGACAACGTATTTCCTGATGTTGATGGAGACATGGCTACCTCAAGAATTATTGAGGGCGCGCAAATAAATTTTGGTTTAGAAGATTTAACCGACGGCAAACCTGCTTTTATCAACTTCACCCTAGAGACAATAGTCAAAAAATACCCCAGTATGATGTCTCCCAACTCGCTTGTTGTTGAACTGCTAGAGACTATTCAGCCGGGTAAAAAACTACTCGCGGAAGTTCAAAAGTTACACGAGTTAGGCTACACCATCGCACTAGATGATTATGAGCACAAACCCGTTTGGAAGCACTTTTATCCTTATATACAAATGATAAAAATTGATCTTCGTAGTATGCCTCAAAACGAAATTTTACAAGTTCTTGACGATCTTAAAGCATACCCAGAAATTATAATGCTAGCGGAAAAAGTAGAAACCCTGGAAGAATTTGAGTGGTGCAAAAGAGCCGGTTTTACTTATTTTCAAGGCTTTTTCTTTTCAAAACCTGAAATGGTAAAAACAAAAAATCTTTCACCGGCACAAATGACGTTAGCTGAATTATTATATGAAACTTCAAACGAAGACGTAAATATCCCTAAAATTACACAAGTATTTGAACGAGATATTAACCTTTCGTACAAACTGCTAAGATACGCAAATTCCGCCGCATTCTCAAGAGTTAGTGAAATATCAACGATTAAGCAAGCTATTATCGCTTTGGGTCATTTAGAGCTTAAGAAGTTTATCTCTCTGCTTTTTTCTACGCAGGTAAATAGCTCAAAGCCTGATGAACTGTTAAAAATGTCTATGGTCAGAGCGCGATTCTGTGAACAACTTGCTCTAGCAGAAAAAAGTCAGGATATAGGCAAAGCGTTTTTAACTGGAATGATGTCACTAATTGACGCAATTTTAGATGAAACAATTGAAAAGGTAATGGAACAGTTACCTTTAGCTAATGAAATCAAGGTCGCCCTAATTAATAATGAAGGTAAGTTAGCTGAATTTCTTAAACTGGCTAAAGCTTATGAGAGAGGCGATTGGGAGTCAGAGTCTGAAGCGGAAAAGGCGTTAGGTCTTGTGGGTGTGCAAGTGCCTGAGATTTACTCAAGTGCGCTAAATTGGGCGGATGAGCAAATCTCAGTACTTCAGAGCAATAGTGAACTCTAA